One Bacillus sp. 1780r2a1 DNA segment encodes these proteins:
- a CDS encoding copper homeostasis protein CutC yields the protein MIDVIATTLHDAKLAQENGADRISICTSINEGGITPSYGLIKQIKEVITLPVYVMVRPHNQSYQYNEDDIQTMVHDIEAARKLGVEGVILGCLTSERTIDEKTLKTLLSASKGMDVTFNLAFDDLHNQEEGLQTLLSYPEIKRVMTSGADKSALNGIPQIKKMLRQMRNENLIFVGAKGLKPENLQAFLSVTNLTEVCIGAGIRVNCQYTQPINEKSVQKAKEIMNKMK from the coding sequence ATGATAGATGTGATTGCGACTACATTGCATGATGCAAAGCTAGCTCAAGAGAATGGGGCAGATCGAATTAGTATTTGCACGAGCATCAATGAAGGTGGTATTACTCCAAGTTATGGGCTAATTAAACAAATAAAAGAAGTGATTACCCTTCCTGTATACGTAATGGTTCGACCTCATAATCAGTCGTATCAATACAATGAAGACGATATTCAAACGATGGTTCATGATATCGAAGCAGCAAGAAAACTCGGAGTAGAAGGAGTAATCTTGGGCTGCTTAACGTCAGAGAGAACCATTGATGAAAAGACGTTAAAAACTTTACTAAGTGCTTCTAAAGGAATGGATGTGACTTTTAACTTAGCTTTTGATGATTTACATAATCAAGAAGAAGGGCTTCAAACATTATTGAGTTATCCGGAAATAAAGAGGGTTATGACGTCTGGAGCGGATAAAAGTGCGTTAAATGGGATTCCACAAATCAAAAAAATGTTGCGTCAAATGAGAAATGAAAATCTTATATTTGTCGGAGCTAAAGGGTTAAAACCAGAAAACTTACAGGCTTTTCTATCAGTTACCAATTTAACTGAAGTGTGTATTGGAGCAGGTATACGAGTTAACTGTCAATATACACAGCCAATAAATGAAAAAAGTGTGCAAAAAGCAAAAGAAATTATGAATAAAATGAAATAA
- a CDS encoding PAS domain S-box protein: protein MPVCSSCGYQEEYNFCRMCGTPVKYQFNENQALSFHQLKDRIITDNMRDLITVVDQHGHLIYNSPSHLSVLGYLPTEEGQSLNFNVIHPDDIDQIRHKLHQVFSLKVEMSAEYRLLKDDGSYIWVEGRGTPSVKDDKVSYVVITARDIQARKEAEEHLKQSEIRHRLILSHTHDLICVVGTDGCYEYASPSYQYTLGLLPCSLIGKDALLHVHEDDHEKVATGIENMMVTKTASTFHYRKLRADGTSILLEGKGVPIVNDGKVEGFVFVSRDITEQRKLEEMMRNAEKLSAIGELAASIAHEIRNPLTTIKGFLQLFSEEYQSAQDIAYRRMMQNEIDQIEQIVNEFMSLAKQEVQPYEHIDLLALLQDVTKRFSQACIHQGISVVYEYDTTYDNFVIYGQPHQIKQVFIHVIQNAIDAMPLGGQITVAFKKINEQHVTIQITDNGCGMDADRIKKIGQPFYTTKERGVGLGLTICNKVIHEHKGTLSVKSILQEGTTIDVMLPIAHVDTNSILMLKTPTT from the coding sequence ATGCCTGTTTGTTCATCTTGCGGTTATCAAGAAGAATATAATTTTTGCAGAATGTGTGGTACACCTGTAAAATATCAATTTAACGAAAACCAAGCTTTATCTTTTCATCAGCTAAAAGATCGAATCATTACAGATAATATGCGAGATTTAATCACCGTTGTGGACCAGCATGGGCATTTAATTTATAACTCCCCTTCTCATTTATCCGTATTAGGTTATTTACCAACAGAAGAAGGACAATCTTTAAACTTTAATGTAATACACCCTGATGATATAGATCAGATACGACATAAATTACATCAAGTGTTTTCATTGAAAGTTGAAATGAGTGCAGAATATCGTTTGCTAAAAGATGACGGTTCTTATATTTGGGTTGAGGGTCGAGGAACTCCGTCTGTAAAAGATGACAAGGTTAGCTATGTTGTTATTACTGCTCGTGATATTCAGGCTCGTAAAGAAGCGGAAGAGCATTTAAAGCAAAGCGAAATCCGCCATCGCTTAATTCTCTCACACACCCATGATTTAATTTGTGTGGTTGGAACTGATGGCTGCTATGAATATGCTTCCCCTTCTTACCAGTACACACTCGGCCTTTTGCCTTGTTCCTTAATCGGAAAGGATGCACTTCTTCATGTACACGAAGATGATCATGAAAAAGTGGCAACTGGAATAGAAAACATGATGGTAACAAAAACAGCAAGTACTTTTCATTATCGAAAACTACGTGCTGATGGTACTTCAATCTTACTTGAAGGAAAAGGCGTACCTATTGTTAATGATGGAAAAGTTGAAGGTTTTGTGTTCGTCTCTCGTGATATAACAGAACAGCGAAAACTTGAAGAAATGATGAGAAATGCTGAAAAATTATCAGCAATTGGGGAATTAGCTGCAAGTATTGCTCATGAAATTAGGAATCCTTTAACTACAATTAAAGGTTTCTTACAACTGTTTAGTGAAGAATATCAAAGTGCTCAAGATATTGCTTATCGTCGCATGATGCAAAATGAAATTGATCAAATTGAACAAATTGTAAATGAATTTATGAGTTTAGCCAAGCAAGAAGTTCAGCCTTATGAGCATATTGATTTACTTGCTTTATTACAAGATGTGACAAAACGTTTCTCTCAAGCATGTATACATCAAGGAATTTCAGTAGTTTATGAATACGATACTACCTATGATAACTTTGTCATTTATGGACAACCGCACCAAATAAAGCAAGTATTTATACATGTCATTCAAAATGCAATAGATGCGATGCCTCTAGGGGGACAAATTACAGTCGCTTTCAAAAAGATAAATGAACAACACGTTACTATTCAAATCACTGACAATGGTTGTGGCATGGATGCTGATCGAATAAAAAAAATTGGTCAACCTTTTTATACAACAAAAGAGCGTGGTGTCGGATTAGGCTTGACTATTTGCAATAAGGTCATACATGAACATAAAGGTACGCTTAGCGTAAAAAGTATACTTCAAGAAGGTACAACGATTGACGTTATGTTACCGATTGCACATGTTGACACTAATTCCATTTTAATGTTAAAAACCCCGACTACTTAA
- a CDS encoding DNA photolyase family protein, giving the protein MANPIIVLLRRDFRLVDNPALYHACKDGLAIPVFIYDEEDSIGSASKWWLHHALEDFKQSIQECGGSLVIRKGARLETIESLIKEIKPIAIYWNTSYEPELRRQEQLLISLCDKYGIADRQFEGFLLQEPSSIRKANGEPYKVFTAFYKVLRKSHIPAAVPKITKVKAIPFSINSWEIAELNLLPTIPWATTINDTWTPTEKGGISVFRQFLKHNLKYYEEGRDFPSKEIHSKLSPYLAFGQLSVRVLYHYLLSKIEKVMHPTFTHQAETFIRQLAWRDFAYHLLFHFPSTITEPLNEKFMNFNWKNDVASLRNWQHGQTGYPLVDAGMRQLWKTGFMHNRVRMVVASFLVKHLLIHWHYGAEWFWDTLVDADLANNTLGWQWVAGSGADAAPYFRIFNPITQSEKFDSNGTYIKKWLPELKNVPTKYIHEPWKTPESVLQEINLKLGEDYPLPIIDHKFARERALHHYHSLKEETQK; this is encoded by the coding sequence ATGGCTAATCCAATCATTGTATTACTTCGAAGAGATTTTCGCCTCGTAGATAATCCAGCTCTATATCACGCTTGTAAAGATGGCCTAGCCATTCCTGTTTTTATTTACGATGAAGAGGATTCTATAGGGAGTGCATCAAAGTGGTGGTTACATCATGCTTTAGAAGACTTTAAACAATCTATTCAAGAATGTGGAGGTTCTTTAGTTATTCGAAAGGGCGCTCGATTAGAAACAATCGAATCCCTCATAAAAGAAATAAAACCTATCGCCATTTATTGGAATACTAGCTATGAACCAGAATTAAGGCGGCAAGAGCAGCTTTTAATTTCCCTCTGTGATAAGTATGGGATTGCAGATCGTCAATTTGAAGGTTTTTTATTACAGGAGCCTTCTTCGATAAGAAAAGCAAATGGTGAACCATACAAAGTTTTTACCGCTTTTTATAAAGTTTTGCGAAAATCTCATATACCTGCAGCTGTTCCAAAAATAACAAAAGTAAAAGCAATTCCATTTTCAATTAATTCTTGGGAAATAGCCGAATTAAATCTCTTACCAACTATTCCATGGGCAACAACAATTAACGATACATGGACACCTACTGAAAAAGGTGGAATTAGCGTTTTTCGTCAATTTTTAAAACACAACCTTAAGTATTATGAGGAAGGAAGAGACTTTCCTTCTAAAGAAATTCATTCCAAGCTTTCACCTTACTTAGCATTTGGTCAGCTGTCAGTAAGAGTTCTTTATCATTACTTGTTGTCTAAGATAGAAAAAGTAATGCATCCAACCTTTACTCATCAAGCTGAAACGTTTATTCGACAGCTAGCATGGCGTGATTTTGCTTATCATTTGTTGTTTCACTTTCCATCCACTATTACAGAGCCTCTCAATGAAAAATTCATGAATTTCAACTGGAAAAATGATGTGGCAAGCTTACGCAATTGGCAACATGGCCAAACGGGCTATCCACTTGTAGATGCAGGAATGAGACAGCTGTGGAAAACAGGGTTTATGCACAATCGAGTTCGTATGGTCGTTGCTTCTTTTTTAGTGAAGCATTTATTAATTCACTGGCATTACGGTGCGGAGTGGTTTTGGGATACACTTGTAGACGCGGACTTGGCTAATAATACATTGGGATGGCAGTGGGTAGCTGGTTCAGGAGCCGATGCTGCCCCTTATTTCCGAATTTTCAACCCTATCACCCAATCTGAGAAATTCGATTCGAATGGCACTTATATAAAGAAATGGCTTCCTGAGTTAAAAAACGTACCAACTAAATATATTCATGAGCCTTGGAAAACACCAGAAAGTGTGCTTCAAGAGATTAATTTAAAATTAGGAGAAGATTATCCACTTCCTATTATTGACCATAAATTTGCACGTGAAAGAGCTTTACATCATTATCACTCTTTAAAAGAAGAAACCCAAAAATGA
- a CDS encoding aspartate aminotransferase family protein, translating into MSISITNQSTNEALLSQQELRESNARSYPRRIPIAIQKAEGVIITDMNGKEYIDCLAGAGTLALGHNHEVVHEAIQQVLADRIPLHTLDLTTPVKEAFVDELFANLPTDFAKKAKVQFCGPTGGDAIEAALKLVKTATGNRTILSFQGGYHGSTHGTLSISGTISPKERIHALVPDTHFLPYPYEYRCPFGIGEGGHEVISTYIENLLDDPESGIVKPAGIVVEIVQGEGGSVPAPVAWLKELRRITKERQIPLIIDEVQTGIGRTGKMFAFQHADIEPDVLVLSKAIGGSLPLSVVVYDKALDQWEPGAHIGTFRGNQLAMATGQATLSFVKEHALDAHAHELGTYMQMQLKAIQADSFSIGDVRGRGLMIGVEIIDWSKPANKIGAHPGNGELAKMIQQECFNRGVILEVGGRHGAVIRLLPPLILSQAQADDILERFKESVKAAEAKWVKR; encoded by the coding sequence ATGTCTATTTCAATAACAAATCAATCTACAAATGAAGCGTTACTTTCACAACAAGAACTTCGCGAATCAAATGCGAGATCTTATCCAAGAAGAATTCCAATTGCTATTCAAAAAGCAGAGGGTGTCATCATCACGGATATGAATGGCAAAGAGTATATTGATTGTTTAGCAGGAGCGGGCACTTTAGCGCTTGGTCATAACCATGAAGTAGTCCATGAAGCGATTCAACAGGTATTAGCTGATCGTATTCCTTTACATACATTAGATTTAACTACGCCGGTTAAAGAAGCGTTCGTAGATGAGTTGTTTGCAAATTTACCAACTGATTTTGCAAAAAAAGCAAAAGTGCAATTTTGTGGGCCTACGGGTGGAGATGCAATTGAAGCAGCGTTAAAGCTTGTAAAGACGGCTACGGGGAACCGAACTATTTTGTCGTTCCAAGGCGGCTACCATGGTTCTACTCATGGCACATTAAGCATTAGCGGAACAATAAGCCCTAAAGAGCGAATTCATGCCTTAGTTCCAGATACACATTTCTTACCTTATCCTTACGAATATCGTTGTCCATTTGGAATCGGTGAAGGTGGTCACGAAGTAATTAGCACATACATTGAAAACTTACTAGACGATCCGGAAAGCGGTATTGTTAAACCAGCAGGAATTGTTGTTGAAATTGTTCAAGGTGAAGGAGGTTCGGTACCTGCTCCTGTTGCATGGTTGAAAGAGCTTCGTCGTATTACAAAAGAGCGTCAAATTCCGTTAATTATTGATGAAGTGCAAACTGGAATTGGTCGAACGGGTAAAATGTTTGCCTTTCAGCATGCTGATATTGAACCAGATGTTCTGGTGTTATCAAAAGCAATAGGCGGTAGCTTACCACTATCTGTTGTTGTATACGATAAAGCGTTAGACCAATGGGAACCAGGTGCTCATATCGGCACTTTTCGCGGTAATCAGCTCGCAATGGCAACGGGACAAGCAACGCTTAGCTTTGTGAAAGAGCATGCTTTAGATGCACACGCCCATGAACTTGGAACATACATGCAAATGCAGCTAAAAGCCATCCAAGCCGATAGTTTTTCTATTGGAGATGTTCGTGGTCGAGGGTTAATGATTGGAGTAGAAATTATCGATTGGTCTAAGCCAGCCAACAAGATTGGAGCCCATCCTGGAAATGGAGAGTTAGCGAAGATGATTCAGCAAGAGTGCTTTAATCGAGGAGTTATCTTAGAAGTTGGAGGAAGGCATGGAGCAGTTATTCGCTTGTTACCACCTTTAATTTTAAGTCAAGCTCAGGCTGATGATATCTTAGAGCGCTTTAAAGAATCGGTAAAAGCAGCAGAAGCTAAGTGGGTGAAAAGATAA
- a CDS encoding IucA/IucC family siderophore biosynthesis protein, translating to MNAQQSANFITMQNVVNCYVRETGKGTWVKAGETEELVVSLEKQPVTLYFPVYYRSLTGRHLLKEQMVYQVEGHERQELDLLTLLALLMKEVTEDLLQINELIVRVLLSYENMKQFIEVRQAELQECYGADKNFLQSEQALLIGHQLHPTPKSRQGILPEEEVIFAPELKGKFQLHYFCAEASLVKHGSALEKASLIIKKQLLEDAEVSSEFKANYCQDEENVLIPMHPLQARYLLGKSEVCDWIQSGQLSYLGPQGQAFYPTSSVRTVYNSNADVMYKFSIPVKITNSLRVNKRKELYRGVEVTELLRAGLEEELQVHHPAFKIIKDFAYVTLGEEELGFEVVIRENPFKGTEGDSTTLLASLCQDHVYRHHTQLQEIIHRLAKAENRSLEAVSQDWFKKYLDISLKPMMWLYTEKGIALEAHQQNSIIKLTKEGYPKAFYYRDNQGYYFMRSKQEDLQKLVKGLNQMSDTVCDDAVAEERFRYYVIFNHLFGLINAFGTSGLIEESKLIEQMRTVILGYEKNDHTNLVKSMLSQESLPCKANLLTRIHDMDELVGSLETQSVYVDVTNPLAVLEGVYK from the coding sequence GTGAATGCGCAACAATCAGCTAATTTTATTACGATGCAAAATGTAGTGAACTGCTATGTAAGAGAAACAGGAAAGGGAACATGGGTAAAAGCGGGGGAGACTGAAGAACTTGTTGTCTCCCTAGAAAAGCAGCCCGTCACGCTCTATTTTCCAGTTTATTATCGGTCTTTAACTGGACGCCATCTATTAAAGGAGCAAATGGTATATCAAGTAGAAGGGCATGAGCGTCAAGAGCTAGATTTGTTAACACTATTGGCGCTGCTAATGAAAGAAGTAACGGAGGACTTACTTCAAATAAATGAACTGATTGTGCGCGTACTATTAAGCTATGAAAATATGAAGCAATTCATTGAAGTGAGACAAGCAGAACTTCAAGAGTGTTACGGGGCTGATAAGAACTTTTTACAATCCGAACAAGCGCTTTTAATTGGGCATCAGCTTCACCCAACTCCTAAAAGTAGACAAGGGATTTTGCCTGAAGAAGAAGTAATCTTCGCTCCAGAGCTAAAGGGAAAGTTTCAACTACACTATTTTTGCGCAGAAGCTTCATTGGTTAAACACGGCTCTGCACTGGAAAAAGCAAGTTTAATCATTAAAAAACAGCTGTTAGAAGACGCAGAAGTATCAAGTGAATTTAAAGCTAACTATTGCCAAGACGAAGAAAATGTATTGATTCCAATGCATCCTCTTCAAGCAAGATATTTACTTGGAAAATCAGAAGTTTGTGACTGGATTCAAAGCGGGCAACTTTCATATCTAGGCCCTCAAGGACAAGCGTTTTATCCTACTTCGTCTGTACGAACTGTGTATAACTCAAACGCAGACGTTATGTATAAGTTTTCAATACCCGTAAAAATAACAAATTCACTTCGCGTTAATAAACGAAAAGAGCTGTACCGAGGTGTAGAGGTAACGGAACTTTTACGTGCTGGTTTAGAGGAAGAGCTTCAGGTTCATCATCCTGCTTTTAAGATTATTAAAGACTTTGCATACGTCACGCTTGGTGAAGAAGAGCTTGGATTTGAGGTTGTAATTCGAGAAAACCCTTTTAAGGGAACAGAAGGGGATTCGACTACTCTTTTAGCAAGTTTATGTCAAGATCATGTGTACCGTCACCATACGCAGCTTCAAGAGATTATTCATCGTTTAGCTAAAGCTGAAAACCGATCACTGGAAGCTGTTAGTCAAGATTGGTTTAAGAAGTATTTAGACATTTCGTTAAAGCCAATGATGTGGTTGTATACAGAAAAAGGAATTGCGCTTGAAGCGCATCAGCAAAACTCAATTATCAAACTGACAAAAGAAGGCTATCCCAAAGCATTTTATTATCGCGATAACCAAGGATATTATTTTATGCGCTCTAAGCAAGAAGACCTGCAAAAACTTGTCAAAGGCTTAAACCAGATGAGTGATACAGTATGTGACGATGCGGTTGCTGAAGAGAGGTTTCGTTATTATGTTATCTTTAATCATCTATTTGGCTTAATTAATGCTTTTGGGACAAGTGGACTAATTGAAGAAAGCAAGCTGATTGAACAGATGCGTACAGTTATCTTGGGATATGAAAAGAATGATCATACAAATCTAGTTAAGAGTATGCTTTCTCAGGAAAGTTTGCCTTGCAAAGCCAATTTATTAACGCGCATTCATGATATGGATGAGCTAGTTGGTAGTTTAGAAACACAATCTGTTTACGTGGATGTCACTAATCCGCTTGCGGTTTTAGAAGGTGTGTATAAATGA
- a CDS encoding aspartate aminotransferase family protein: MEQDCQKWFLSQDNQSLKTYRKLMNQSIEMISNYYKTIDRPYHHWQLEDCFEHFNAEMTFKEKGRTFTELTEALEQLVLKHSLHISHTGAMAHLHCPPAIPALVAEVFITALNQSMDSWDQSPIATYIEDAVIKECIKQIGYGSNANGVFTSGGTQSNYMGMLLARNDYCKRKLKANVQQEGLPPEANKLRIFCSEKAHFTVQQSAAQLGLGISAVIPVKVNERYEMCIEDLRAKIELSQESGELPMAIVATIGTTDFGSIDSLYGIHQLASTYDMWVHADAAYGGGLLFSGINRHLVQELKLADSITIDFHKWFYQPISCGAFFVNDEKAFQHIQLYADYLNPEEDEHLHLVNRSIQTTKRFDALKVWLTFQMMGTSSFGQLIDQTIQNARKLAEYLQEHSMVKVMNEPTMNAIVFKYQCKELGESAEDQKYIENKINTMIQQQLYEAGTFVIAKTKVNQEVCLKVTMLNPMIEFENLKQFIKEVLQLGSELEQREEALRECATIS, encoded by the coding sequence ATGGAACAAGATTGTCAAAAGTGGTTTCTATCCCAGGATAATCAAAGCTTAAAAACGTATAGGAAGTTAATGAATCAGTCTATAGAGATGATCTCAAATTATTATAAAACAATCGACAGGCCTTATCATCATTGGCAACTAGAAGATTGCTTTGAGCACTTTAATGCTGAAATGACATTCAAAGAAAAGGGACGCACGTTCACAGAACTGACAGAGGCCCTAGAGCAACTTGTTTTAAAGCATTCCTTGCATATTTCTCATACCGGAGCAATGGCACATTTGCATTGTCCTCCAGCTATACCTGCTTTGGTTGCAGAAGTGTTTATCACAGCTCTCAATCAGTCGATGGACTCTTGGGATCAAAGTCCAATTGCGACTTATATAGAAGATGCTGTCATTAAAGAGTGCATCAAGCAAATTGGATATGGATCAAACGCAAACGGTGTATTTACAAGTGGTGGAACGCAATCAAATTATATGGGGATGCTACTAGCTCGCAATGATTATTGTAAGCGAAAGCTTAAAGCAAACGTACAGCAAGAAGGTCTACCACCTGAAGCAAATAAACTGCGAATCTTTTGTTCTGAAAAAGCACACTTTACAGTTCAGCAATCTGCTGCACAGCTTGGTTTAGGGATAAGCGCAGTTATTCCAGTAAAAGTAAACGAGCGCTATGAGATGTGCATAGAAGATTTACGTGCAAAGATAGAGCTTTCTCAAGAAAGTGGAGAGCTTCCGATGGCCATTGTAGCAACAATTGGAACCACTGATTTTGGAAGTATCGATTCTCTTTATGGTATTCATCAACTAGCATCAACTTATGATATGTGGGTGCACGCTGATGCTGCGTATGGTGGTGGCTTATTGTTCTCAGGGATAAATAGACATCTAGTTCAAGAGCTAAAGCTTGCAGACTCCATTACAATCGACTTTCATAAGTGGTTTTATCAGCCTATTAGCTGCGGTGCCTTCTTTGTAAATGATGAAAAAGCCTTTCAGCATATTCAACTTTATGCAGACTACTTAAATCCAGAAGAAGATGAGCATCTTCACCTTGTTAACCGTAGTATTCAAACAACTAAACGTTTTGATGCTCTTAAGGTTTGGCTAACGTTTCAAATGATGGGTACATCTTCTTTTGGTCAATTGATTGACCAAACTATTCAAAATGCGAGGAAGTTAGCTGAATATTTACAAGAACATTCAATGGTTAAAGTTATGAATGAACCGACGATGAACGCTATTGTATTTAAGTATCAATGCAAAGAGCTAGGAGAAAGTGCTGAAGATCAAAAGTATATTGAAAACAAAATTAATACAATGATTCAGCAACAGCTATATGAAGCAGGAACCTTTGTTATAGCAAAAACAAAAGTGAACCAAGAAGTATGTTTAAAAGTAACAATGTTGAATCCGATGATTGAGTTTGAAAACTTAAAACAATTTATAAAAGAGGTACTTCAACTTGGTAGCGAGTTGGAGCAGAGGGAGGAAGCGTTACGTGAATGCGCAACAATCAGCTAA
- a CDS encoding metal-dependent hydrolase, whose product MRYHTHIATSIAAGAGVAIQTDVSFTFPYVVGIAIGSLLPDIDEPNSYVGRRSFGLAKVIKGIFGHRGITHSLLVCGLIFYLYQLYPYEWLFGIACGYIFHVIGDFFSKRGVPLFWPIVRKKIKSPLTYETGKPSEQLIFYIAIGLIIYFLYKYSLYSQLF is encoded by the coding sequence TTGAGATACCATACACATATTGCAACATCGATTGCTGCCGGTGCAGGAGTAGCGATTCAAACAGATGTCTCTTTTACTTTTCCGTACGTAGTAGGGATTGCTATTGGCTCATTGCTCCCCGATATTGATGAGCCTAACTCGTACGTTGGGCGAAGATCGTTTGGGCTTGCAAAAGTAATAAAAGGTATTTTTGGGCATCGTGGAATTACACATTCACTTCTTGTTTGTGGCCTTATTTTTTATTTATATCAGCTATATCCATATGAATGGCTGTTTGGTATAGCTTGTGGCTATATCTTTCATGTAATAGGAGACTTCTTTTCCAAAAGAGGTGTGCCTTTATTTTGGCCAATTGTACGAAAGAAAATAAAATCGCCTCTTACATACGAAACAGGAAAACCTTCAGAACAGCTTATCTTTTACATAGCAATAGGTCTTATCATTTATTTCTTGTATAAATATAGCTTATATTCTCAGCTGTTTTAA
- a CDS encoding acetyltransferase → MKLLAENHYPISVWDAKIKKEITFRYVTFEKDFDRLHGWMNQEHVIPFWNLDKPRAEYASHLKHFLAKKHQQLLIGEIDGQPMSYWEAYMVSEDLIRHYYDYEKGDQGIHLLIGEKDYLGKGFIYPLMLRLMKRMFEVSETKRIMAEPDIRNKKMIHVFEKCGFQQLKTVDLPDKTAMLLYCQQDVFESRWNAWIQGKF, encoded by the coding sequence ATGAAGCTATTAGCTGAAAATCATTATCCTATCTCAGTATGGGATGCAAAAATCAAAAAAGAGATTACGTTTCGCTATGTAACGTTTGAGAAAGATTTTGACCGCTTGCATGGTTGGATGAATCAAGAGCACGTCATTCCGTTTTGGAATTTGGATAAGCCAAGAGCTGAGTATGCATCTCATTTAAAGCACTTTTTAGCAAAAAAACATCAGCAGCTATTAATTGGTGAAATAGATGGGCAACCAATGAGCTATTGGGAGGCATACATGGTATCTGAAGATTTAATCCGTCATTATTATGACTATGAAAAAGGAGATCAAGGCATTCATCTGTTAATTGGCGAGAAAGATTATCTTGGCAAAGGATTTATTTATCCATTGATGCTAAGGCTCATGAAAAGAATGTTTGAAGTATCGGAAACAAAGCGTATTATGGCTGAACCAGATATTCGAAATAAAAAGATGATTCATGTTTTTGAGAAATGTGGATTTCAACAGTTAAAGACGGTTGACCTTCCGGATAAAACAGCTATGCTTCTTTATTGTCAACAAGACGTGTTTGAAAGTAGGTGGAACGCATGGATTCAAGGGAAGTTTTAG